The sequence below is a genomic window from Apium graveolens cultivar Ventura unplaced genomic scaffold, ASM990537v1 ctg8872, whole genome shotgun sequence.
TCCCTCAACTACAGGAGCTTTCCCCAAGGCATGACCATGACGGGGGAAACGACGACCTCTCCTTGTCCTTCGACGCTCCACCGTGTTCAGTCTTGAGTTAAAActgttaagagtatcccccatgcgaTATAATTGCTCCAATATATCAGCGTTGCTGATAAGAACTGGAGGTGTCCCCCCTACATCCGGAGCCCTTGGTGGATCCGCCATGTTTCTGGGAACGTAAGGTTCATGGCGAGTATAACGCCCCCTGCCTTCTCCTTCTGACCTactgtcacttccatcataacaacttccatcatgattgtaagacatcttttcctcccaagattgcgaccttaattagcacccctccttctagcgccaatttaaTTTTGGGTATAACACCACCAAGATTGAAGAACATCAAAATGGAGAAGGTTTGTATggttatttaaaaaaaatatttaatcaaAATAAGTAGTGCAAAAAACTTTTACTTTCTTATATTGTATCACAAATTTGCAGCGTTAAGATAACATAGCATCTCCAGAAGAGGGAAAGCTAAGCAAAAGAAGAATTGAAATGTTCACTCTGCCCAGCCGATGTCGTAATTCCTAAGACTTATTTTccaattatttttgttaataccATCAGACGGGATGTAAACCCAAAATATCATGGATTTATTACGTGGCAATCGGTAATACTCTAAATTAAGTCATATTTTGGTACAACAGGTTTTTCTTTTCAACTGACTAAAATTTTACTTTAACAATTGACTCATATGTTGAATTCCTCCATCCCCCCGTAAACAGTCAATGTACTGTTATTTTTAATTGCAGGCCTTATGGAGAATATATTCAGAATAACTACATGACAAACATTTAATGTCAGATGAGGTATTCAAAACCAACATAAATAACAATTAACTCTTTATGGTTCACTTTGTACTTCCAAAGTAATGTACAAAGAAGACAAATAAAGCAACATTACAATAGCAGAAGTACTATTCAAAATCAAAAGAAACACCAAAATAATATATTCTCCTCTCCTCAATTATTTGTTCCCACCAATCTATCATATATTACTATACAAGTATTGCAGTTACATTAacttctacaacttctaaatgGCTTTGGAAATAATGGATATCAATTTTAATCAAACACTGGATCAACTAACGGTCAATGAAATTTTTGAGGGGAAGATCAAGGTGCAAGTAGCCACCAAATGGCGAAGCAGGGACCGAAACATTCACAGTCAAGGAAGTCTTAATCTAATTATCATTTATAAAAATGTAAGTTCGGCTATCTTTCTAAATCCCCTCGTATGAAGCCATAACAATGTACCATAATTAAGCTATAAATGTTGTTTACAAATGCAGACAAATCGAATGCACGTTTCAATGGCTCCTTCTGTAGCTATTGTTCTTGACGACATTTTCATGGTTGGGCAAACTTATGAAATTAGAAATTTCATAGTGTCGGATTTCATATCTAGGTACAAATGTGTTGAAGGTGATTCACACATTATTTTCACCAACATGACCATTGCTAACAGACTGTTGCCTGTCGATAGCCTCCGACTATAACATTTCTTCCAGTTCGCTACTTTGTCATCCATCAATTAAGATTTTTACCAAGACACCCATTGCGTTGGTATGTATGTCGAGCTCTCTAAATCCTTCTAAATGATTAAATATTTGTTTCTTTCATTTACTCTACCTTTCAAAAAGGACAAATGACAGGCCTCAATATGACTTTTAATAGCATTCATGACTTTTTGATCTAGATGTAGTAGGCATAATTCATCAACGACATGCGTTGCGTTCATTTACTAACCATAGGAACGAGGAGCGTCATTTTCTAGAACTGGAGATATCGGACACACTGTAATTTCGTACTTTAACATCTCATGTTTAATGTACCTTTTTTGACAATTAAGTTTCTGCATCTATACAAGTGGAGTATTGACAACTATATTTTCCAATTGTAGGACTCTCGTGTGGGTTAAGTTATCTGATGATTTGGATTTAGCCTGTAATGTTGCCCTGGAATATGCTGCAGTTAATTTCTTCCAGCCTACCATTATTATTGTAATAGGGTGTCGGATGGTAGAAGACAATAACCGTCATACCATTGCCCTATCGGACTCTGCATTTTCCCGGTTTATGTTAATCATAACAATGCACGAGTTAATACCCTTCGCGACAGGTAACTTTTACCAAAATATAGCCTCAAAGTACAACAAAATGCATAACACATTCTAATTCTTCGCTCAATTCAGGTACTGGGCATATGGCATCCTACACTAACAAGTTCCAATGGTTTTCTTTTAATGAAAATCATTAATGATTACTACGACTAAAATTGATGACTATGTAATTTGTATTGTATTTGTTTCCTTTCTAAATTTCATTCCTTCTGTAATATTCTACGTTTATTAAATCGAATATTATGTACTATATAAATTTGAAGGTATGTTGTCTTACAATGCCAAAATTTCAAACAAAGTTTATGGTTAAAGAGCGTAAAAACAGATTCTGTAATATACATTAAATTTGTTAATTCTCATTCGGGAAACTATTGTAAAACATAATACCAAGAATGGTGCCAGCAAAGCAGTTATAAATAATAAGGGTTGTATGGGAGAAAGACCAAAAATAAAGTACACAATCCACCTACCAAACTCAGTATATTTAATTCTTAACCTAACACAATTTTGTACATAAAGAAAATGTTTCTTACTTCATTCAGCAGTACacaaatatctcattaacatACAATGTCCAATAAGAATTTCGAAGGTTTAAGAAACATTCACAAGGGAAGAAGCGACTGGACGATTAAAGTACGTTTCGTGAGGGAATGGCGAGGAGTAACTAACGCTGGAGTTGTTTTCAAAAGTTGCAATTACATTGTGCTTGATAACAAGGTATTGTTCTACTCTCCCACCAGATTTGTACACTATTACATTCCCCTTCACAACCTTTATAAATTCCAAACAATACACAGAATTGCAGGATGCAAGTGTTCGTGCCAGCGGCTTTGGTAGAAAAAATGTCAAGACTTATTGTACAAGGAAATGCTTACTTCATTAACAACTTTCAATTAAAAGAGTATACAAATGCTGACAAGTACAGAGCAGTTCAAATGGATAAACAAATTGTTTTCACAGCAGACACAAAGGTTAAAGATGTTGACGACAAACTGTTCTTCATACCAAATAACAGCTTTGATTTGTTTGACTATGGGGACCTCAAAGCAACGACAAAGCAAGTTCTTTATTTTACAGGTTATTCTTTTACACTAAACTCTATTAAATGCATTTCACTGAAATTGCTTTTAATTACACTAATTTCACCTTTTGGAACAGATGTAATAGGGattttggagacactacctaCCATAAGTAGAATCCCAAACAAACAAGTCAAAATTAAGTTCAAGATAACTGATGGGAAGTAAACATCCAAAAATAATTACATTACGCTTATATAGATGATAAATTGTAATcccaattaataataattttgcAGGAAAAAAATCAATTTCACTTTCTGGACAATATTTGCTGAAGAATTTGATAAAGCAGTGCTTGAGGATTTGGAAGAaccaataataataataatcgcAAGTGGGAGAATGACTAGCTACAATGGTAATCAAAGTAAACATTCATACCGTTCAATTAATATGAATGTTCATAACATTCATACCATTCATACTTCATTATTCATACTCTTATTTTATAGACAAACTTGATATTTGCAACTACTCCCCAACTAGATTCTACCTAAACTACGATCACCACAGTGTAGCCAGATTGCAAAAACTGTAAGTGTCCATTTATTAAATTCAATACAACAAGTTTTGTTATATGTACTCTAGCTAATCTCTAAGGTGGCAGCATGAAAGATACTAATTTCTCAAACCAACATTTTGCGCGAAATAAGAAAACATTGAAAATTTTAACAATTGACGAAATTAAAAAAGTTACCTCGGAATTCATTCATGAAGAGGTTGTGTGCAAAGGAACCATAAAATTGGTTAACAAATCAACCAATTGGAAATCAGAAATATGCAGCTCAAGCTACTCTGAAACAGAGGTTTTACACAATGAGTGCTTCTGCAAAAACTGCCAGAAAATTGTGCCGCAACCTCTGAAAAGGTTGATTCAATGACTGAGCTGTCTCACATATCTTCATTAAATCAGGTCCAAATTTACAATTGATTACTCAAGTTAGAAGTGGAAACGCAGGTTCAATCTTTCAACAATAGTGCAGGACAATACTGATGGTCTACAAATTATCATCAAAGACCAAGAAATAAGGATATTGATTCGAAAGAGGGTTGAAGATGTTGACAGTGAGGTAAGTAGTATTTGAACAACTACAATTAGCTCTATTTACTTTAAATTGTGACCTAATTACACACATATTTAGGACAACGGTTTTCCAAATGAGCTCAAAATACTTCAAGGAAAGGAGTACACATTTAAGTTGCTCATTCAGGCTAAAAACGTTGAAAAATCAAATCTTGATTACGTCACTATCAGAATTATACCTGGATTATGAAGAATTAGTAGAGGCTACAACGGATACTATGCCGACCATAACCTGCTTTGCAACTCAGGTAAATGACTGCCAATCAAGCTGCATGTTTCCCAAGAACAAATATTTTTAGACATATTAATTTGATCGTGTTACGGGATAGTGGATCTCCATATCACCTCGAAGGAATATCTCAGCTTGAATATGTTTTGAAATGATAAACGTAAGAAGGAAGAGGTTACAGTTTGTACAAAAAACTGAGGTATCAACTTACGGCACTGCCAACCATAGCTAAAGAACTATTTGTAACGTATTTTAAATCTATTGTGTTTTCACATTAGATAGCAGTACTGTGATGTTGGTTTTGAACTCAAGTGACTTATTTTCTAGGCTTCATATTACAGAATGGTGTAAATTACTATTTCTAATCCGAAATTTTGGTCATGACATACTCCATCTTCTATGTTCATTATTCATATGATTTCAAATTCTATTGCAAATGCGGATTACATTCCATGTCAACCGTTTCTCACCAAATTTTACATACTTCAACCAACATATGCCTGCATTACATGAATAATGCTCAAAAGTTTTCTTTAAATTCCTCATTTTCTGTGTTAATAACTGTAACAAATCAGCTTATTGGAGGACTCATTAAAATATACATCAATTAAATGACGGTTAAGGTACTCAAATCGCACTCAGGAAATACTATAGGAACAGTATAGAAGAGCAAACATGCATAGTCCACCATATCATTTATTACCAAATACAAACTAAAAACCATCCAAACGTTAAACAATTTACATAACTCCTTCAAATACGCAATGTTTAAAATGGCTTCCTATTGAAATATTAAGATAATAAATACCCTGTTACAatatttagaaattattaatcTTTCATGTAATTATAACTGAACTTAAGTACAAATAACAGAACGTTAATTTCTGCAAACATGTAAGAAAATATATTACGACAATTGTAGTGGTCCAAATGCAATACATATTACTTAGTTCCGCATAGAAGTTAGGATAAAAAACTAAAGTTCAAAGTTTACACAGGAAATATTAATAATAGAGTGACTTAAACACCGTTAATCCAGATCAACCACTCTTTTCTGCACTACAACGTTGAAATTACGAATACTGTCATCCCTCCACTGGAAAGTACAGGTATCACCAACATCTAGGTGCAAATCTTCCCTGAACATTAGCCATCCACCATTAATTGTACATCTACGTTTATCCCGACGACGACGAATTTCAAGCAACCAACAACGAATACCAACATATGTACTTATATGATCCTTCTTCAACCAATGGTTGGAAAGCTCCTTGAATTCAACTAGGATGTCCTGCAAACAGAAATACAAAACAAATATTAAACAAACTAGAGGCGCAAACATATTTAGTTGAAAGATTTTACCAACCCGTGACATTTCTCTTCACAACTAAAGAATTAACTAATCTTATTCCTATGTAGAGAACAACATAAGAGTTTAAATGATTTGTGCTTGCTTACCACACCGTGTTCATGCGGTAAGAGGTGAAACTTCTGGATCACAATCTCAAAGGCGGTGCATCCATTCAAATCTAATAATACAGAACCTTCAAAATTATTTACTATTACCCATAGATAACAAAATTATGGGACTGTTTATCAACACAAGGAATAACGTACCAGATGGAGAAGGAACTGGATAGAGGGCTATCAATATTTGATGTGTCCCTAGCAGTTATGGCAAACTTATCACGACCGTCAAAGGTGAAAAGTAACATATGGAAGCAATTCAAATCACAGACACGTAACATATTGCATAGGTTCTTCAAACCGGTGAGATGGCTGAGGCTATTTCGACTACAACAATATTTTCCAATAAACTTATACCCGCTACTAACAACAAAATCTACTCTTTCAGGAATAAGAGCACCAACTTGATCATCAAATTCATATGGAACATACTACATAAACAAAAACTAAATTAACAtaaaaaacaatataataattattGTTCAAAAAAGTGTTAATATGAAAATTAAAACTTACAACTGAATCACAAACTTTACCGCCCCAACCAAGATAGCGAACAAAACTCCAACCACCTTCAAAAATTGAAACTGAAATTTTTCCACAAATTATTAATCACTGCAAAAATTAACCGTACATGCATATACGGGTTAAGACAATTATATACCATTCGATGGAGCACAAGTTTGCAGATTATGGACCATAGGAGGATATTGAATCTCAGAACCATATATATCAAGTATACAAACTTTCACATCAAAATCACCTCCATATTGAAAGATCAAGGTGTTACCCGATTTCATCCCAAATTCATGAAAAAAATCACCCAAGCCCCTGAATTTCTCTGACACTTTATCAAAATCAACCCATAACTCATAACCATTGCACACAAGAACCCTAACGGTGCTGGGAATACGGTGACCATATTTCTCACAAAATGCATGAGGAACACGCTGCACCACAAATATGTCGATTCTCAAACAAGTACAACATAAACATAAGTAATTATCATAAAATAAATTACATTAAACTAACCATTGCATTAGATGTGCACTCAGAGATTCTTAAGCGCCTCTCAAATCTAGGATTCAAATCCATTACTTCTCAATTACCCTAAGGGAAAGTTATCAAATGAAGGAGAAGGGTTTAGGAACAAAGTAGGATAATTACATATAACAAATTAGAAGGTTAAATTCAAGGCATGCAAAAACTCATTACGATTTCAACAAAAAAATAAGTATTTAGGTCGTTTACTTACCAAATTGTACAAGGTTTGCGCGGATTTTCCAGTTACCATATTCTCAAAATTAAAGGGAGGAAGGCATACTTGGACAATACAGGGGAGTTGCATAATTCAAATTTGTTAAAAGAGTAAAGTAGAAAGAAGTTACAGATACAATTTTAATGCCTTCAATTGCCTTTAACACAATTATCAAAGGTCAGACTTTTTTACCCAATTGGACCCTTACACGTATAACTTCTTACCTACTAAGACTAAAGACTAAAAAAACGGTTCCCTAGACATTTAGTTCTCTTAGCAGAAGTAATTTTAATAGGCCCATTATCAAAAACCCCTAAAACAAATTTTAACCATAACAAATTCTAATTTATCAATTCATATTTCATTTACtaatttcttaattaaattaCATACGCACATTTATTATGTAACTGTGATCTTTCATGCTAAAAAATTCTGATTCAACCGGCTCGCCTCCTAGTTATGAACATTGTGTGTAATCTATCATTTCAAAAATATGATGACTGTCATCTACTTTTCATGTACAACCCAACTCATCATTCACTCCTTTTACGTTGGAATAGATTATAAACTTGAAGTGGATCATTACGATATAATGTAAATAATAAATCAAAATCTTAGTCGGTGTTCTTAATTTATATATTGTTTATTTAGCTATCtacttttttttaataatttatttgagatatGAGAATAAATTAAATATCAAGAGATGAGTAACTTACGtagttttttatttatattaatttgTTATTTAAGTACTTTAAAATtacaattttttttgaaaatgttgttaaaatTCATTTAATTTGATTGAATTATATTCAAAGATTAAAACgttaaataaaaatgaaaaaaggACAAAATATATGACACCGACCATTATTTATTTTGATGTATATTAATTATGAGCCACACAATGTCTAATTTATCTTATACTATCTTACTATTTGAATTTCACGCTATACTCTCATTTTATTTGTTTTGGTACCGTGTAACCAGATCAATTAAGAGTAGTTGTACGTATCCAAAAATTGGCTATCAAAACTGTTGTAATATTTGTCAATTTTTAATTGATGAATGTATATTAATGCGCGTGTGATCTATGCACATTATTAGGAAAATTTTCAAGTACTTCCCATGTTATTCTTATTTGTTTACACTTTTGTTTTTGGAAtatcccttccaattgtttacatttcaaaaaaaaactaaaaatagttaaaattttataatataaaaaataattaaatccacTATTTTTCTCCACcatacccactttatacatataatattaatcggttaTACTattttactcacttttttaacttttCTCCACTATTTCATCATTTTTCTTAACTTTCGTGTCCAATCCAAATGTAAATAAATGAGAGGGATGAAAGGAGTATGTATCTTGTACATCAATATTTGAGAACAattttaaaaaccattttgaaAGAACATATTTTATCAATTACATATCCATTATATTTTGCCCGGGACGAAAGTGATCAAAATATAGGTGACTTGATAAATCGACATCTTTAATTATGCCTGCTAGAGacataatttaatttaatttaattcaaATAGCCTATTTGGTTTCagtttattttcaaaaattataatttaattattagaaaatatcaaaataaatatatttataaatatactttTTCAAAAATGTTCAGAAACAAGCTAACGAAATGGGATTACAACAAAGTCTAACCAATTTATACATAGGACTTGGGCCATCTATTAGTTTGGGATGGACTTGTAGGTAAAAAGTCTTATGAAAAAAACTGTGCTTGGACCATCGCATTTTCGGTCAATTTTGAAACCTGGCAAGTTACCGGTTATCAAGTAATTTTAATCTCATTGCCAAAAAAAAGTGTATGCAATAATATGCATTTATCTTAAGAAGTTTTAAATTTGTAAATTTGAGCATCTTGTATTGAACCTCTTACATATTAATAAATAGCTAAAACTcgtttttttttcaaaaaaatgaTGGATAATTTAGACTAGAAAATATTTTGCGCAATGAAAATGAAGTAAAACAGTATTTAGTTTTCAGCTGAAGATGAGTCTAGATTCTTGAAATTTAAGGATCATAACTATTCGTTTTAAAATGATAACTCATGACTAGTTTGCTCCGATATCacaattttttaatattaataatatatatgtatgcATTTATAACAATAGTGTTTGATATAGATATAAATTACATGAACATATTATATATGAATTTTGTGCATTCCATTATTATCACAAAAATCAAACTATAAATGTAATGATTGTTATCATTCTTTATTTTCATGttgaaaaataattataataatgtatAATTAGCTCTTGTTGTTTAGACGACATGTTAAATTGTTAATTAGATAAAATAATAAAACATTCGAGTGAACCATTTCATATAATTACATATTCGAAACCAATATCATTGATTGTAGAAACAAATACATTCACAATTATCTATACATGACTATACGCTGTTAACGTGTAAATTTCGTGAAACCCATATCATTGATTCTAGAAACAAATTATAAATATCCACAAATATATTTATACGTAGACATCTTTTTTCATATAGACCTCCATCTTTATGTTGCAATAAAATAATGTTAAAATGAAAGCTCATAACcgttaaatataaattattgaaAATATTCACCAtgattttttatatattattcaTTACACCATTTTTTAACAAATTATCATGAGATATAAACTATTGATAGTTGATGATGATGTGTTCAAACTCAATCAAGAATTCTCCAAAATAGGATAACTTATGCATGGTTTGAATACTATGAACATAGTGTTAATATTCAAAAAAATGGATCATACTATAATTGGCGATTTCATACCTATATCTTtgtgtaatgtcttgataaagATTATTACTAAATTTTTGGCTAATCGTATGAAAGAACGGTTGGGAAGTGTAGTGTCAGATACGTTAAGTGCATTCATGCCAAGAAGATTGATCTCAGATAATATTATAATTTCTTATGAAATTATGGACTACTTAAAAAGAAAGAAAATCGAAAAAGATGGATATATGGCCctgaaattgaatatgagtaaAGCATATGATCGTATTGAATGGGAATTTGTAAAATGGGATTCTCTCAATGACAGGTTCATCTGGTTCTCAAATGTGTCACTACAGCATCTTACTTTATTACCCATGGCGAGCACGGGGTGGATCATATATATCCGAGCAAAGGCATACGTCAGGGAAATCCCCTGTCTCCATATTTATTCATTATATGTGCTGAAGGACTATCTGCACTACTAAGAAATTACGAGGCTAATCAGTGATTGTATGGAATAAAAATCTGTAGAAGGGAGCCTATTATTTTTCATATGTATTTCGCCGATGACAATTATTTTTACTGTAAAATGGATACAACAGAGGCAAGTAAGGTTTTGTAGCTGCTTGACATTTGAGAATGTTTCGGGTCAAAAAGTGAACAAAGGCAAGTCCTCTATCTCTTTTAGTGCAAATGTAATAGACTACAACAGATAAATGATATGTAAGATATTACAAATGTAGGAGGCTGATGAACGCAGTAGCTACCTGGGACTGCCTAATATTATTGGTAGTAATAAGACAACCATCTTGGATTTTTCGAAGAAAAATATGAGGAATCGTATAAAAAGTTGGGATGGTAGAAGTATATCGAGGTCTGGAATAGTGCTATTGGTGAAGTTTGTATCTCAGTCGTTGCCCGTTTATGCAATGATTGTATTTCTACTTTTTCTAGAGATTATAAGAGAAATTGAGAAATGTTTAACCAGATTTTGGTGGAAAACGGCCAAGACTCAAATGACAAACAAGTCTACACTATGCTGGATGGCTTGAAATAGAATGGCCAGGCATATATCAATTGGTGGCCTTGGATTTAAAAATTTCAGAGAATATAATATTTCGATGCTAGGAAAGCATTACTGGCAATTTATTATTAATCCAAATAGTCTAGTTTCAAGATTTTACAAGGCACGCTACTTTACTGGTACTGATTTCATAAACTCGACACTGGGATACAACTTTTGGGATACAACTTGAGTTTCATTTGGAGCAGTATAGTTGAAGCAAAATTGATGTTTCTAGATTGGTGTGCGATGAAGAATAGGAAGTGGAGAAATCATTAAAATTCTGGGACCACCTTGGTTAATGGCATATGACAGTCCATATATAACTTCAACTTCACAGGCCTTTAAGAACGCGACATTAAGTTCCATATTTTGTATTAAGAGAAAGGAGTAAGACATGAAGGTTATTACTGATATATTTAATACGCGGGATCAGAAATGCATCGTTAGAACTTCTCTACAAGGGTCAAATGAGAAAGATAACATTTTTTGGAAATTGAAGGATTCAGGCGAATATTCAGTCAAGAGTGCCTACCAATTATCATAATCTCAGAAAGGGAGAAAGGGGAGTGGAGTTCAGATTAAGCAAATGGTATTTGGAAGGATCTATCACTACTTGAAAAATGCCCTTAGACATCAGTTATAAAACGATGtcttttttttttcaaaccgATATCTTCGAATGTGTAGAGAAAGGTAggggtctttaacatcggtttttagccgatgttaaaGATGTACATAAACAGCGGTTTTCTTAGCAaactgatgtataattagccctttttttaataacatgttaaaactaGATTATGAAAAATGGTAAATAGGAGGTTAAGAAGCACTATAAACATATAACAAGGAAGAACATTAAACTGATAGACATCAGATTCTAAAAAGAAATGATGTCTTACTTTGTATAGTACATCGGTTGCTACatagaaccgatgttaaaaatgGCATATCACATCAATTTCAATTAGGTTAGCGATGTTAAATATGACATATCACATCGGTTTCACTTAGGTTAGTGATATGAAATTTCCTATTTACATCATTTTTCCTGTCAAAATTGTTGTGTTTTGCGTATTTTTGACATCAGTTGGTTAATAATTAAATGATGTTATATCTATCCAAGATACATCGTactcattaattaaaataaaagctATTTCAATAAAAAACAATCTTAAACGAGAATAAATATATACCAAAAAACTTTTATATCAGAACATACTTCTATATCTACATCTACATCAACATAAAAAACTATCTACTTACAATCACATTCCTAACCTATCTAGCTCACTAAAGCCGCATTTCCCAAGCAATTCTCCCCGGATGGATATGCTGCTGAACCATAAATAGTATCAGCTAAAGCAAAAGTGGTAGCATCACGTACAACTCCCTCTTGAGCTTGTCTTTATAATCAACAAAGCACAGACATGAAGCGAATACTGATAATAGACAAATATAAGAATATATTACAAATTATTTACTTCACAAATGTCGGACATATATTTAGAAGCTAAGTCCGGTATTAGTCACTGACCGCATACGAATACATGATTACTTGCTTTTGCTAGTTTCTTGTTTATAGATAATTTCCTAAATGTTAAATCTTAAACACCACCGAACTGTCATCTTAACTGTTTATAGGATACATTAAAAATGATTTAGTAGCAACATTCTTGCAGATGGACGATGACAAGCTAATTTCCCAAATATAGTTGTTTGAGAAAAGAGAcagtgagagatgagagagaagagagactgagagagagaatgagagacGAGTCaatgagagagaagagagaagagagaatgagagagagagagagaagagagaatgagagagagagagagaaaagagagaatgagagagggGGGAAATGATTTTGGTTAGGGGGGGGGGAAACGGAGAATAAAATTATTGGTTAAGGGGGAATTTTTTGGTGTATTAACGAGGGAAAGAAATAAGCGGgcctttttattttttttaaatgattatagacatcggttggttATGAGACCGATATCTTACAAcatctttaacatcggttttgaaGCGACCGATGGTAAAACTGCTTTTAACATCGATgacatttctaaccgatgttaaaggggtgATGTCGTAGGCACTCTTTCTAGTAGTGTATGGCGTATCAAAGCACCTATCAAGTGTCTAAATTTGGTCTGGTGTGCCCTTTCAGAATGCTTCCTAACATTGACACAACTACAAATGAAG
It includes:
- the LOC141705454 gene encoding uncharacterized protein LOC141705454 translates to MDLNPRFERRLRISECTSNAMRVPHAFCEKYGHRIPSTVRVLVCNGYELWVDFDKVSEKFRGLGDFFHEFGMKSGNTLIFQYGGDFDVKVCILDIYGSEIQYPPMVHNLQTCAPSNVSIFEGGWSFVRYLGWGGKVCDSVYVPYEFDDQVGALIPERVDFVVSSGYKFIGKYCCSRNSLSHLTGLKNLCNMLRVCDLNCFHMLLFTFDGRDKFAITARDTSNIDSPLSSSFSI